ggggggtcctCCGCCTGGGCAGCCGcttcctcctccccccgcccccgcccgggGAGGGATCCCCTATCGGTTACCCACCCCAACCCCAAGCCCCAAGGAGGGCCATGTCGAAAGAGCTTGCCCCCCCTCCCTGTCCCCGCAGGGAGACCGCTCTGCCCTGGCTGCatcacgggggtgggggtggggtgggggtgggctgccTCCCCTGAAACAGAGGAGCCTGCAGACCccaccctggactgcaagggcaATGCGGGGTGGGCGGGTGGTCCTGGGCCTCCTggccaaggagagagagagagagagagagagagagacacacacacacacacacacacacacacacacaccctgcagtcTTCCAcccctcagagagagagagagagagagagagagagagagagagagacacacacacacacacacacacacacacacacacacacacacacacacacacacacacacacacacacacccacaccctgcaGTCTTCCACCCCTCTCTCTGCAGGTGGGACCCCAGGATGCCTCCCCAAGGCCCCTGGGTTTTCTCCGCTTGCCAGTTCTCTGCCTCTCGGGTCTGTCAGCCTGTGATTAGAGAGGGAAGCATAGCTTGGTCCTTCccgagagcccccccccccccgccgccttgccctgccctctgggtctcctccaaAGGGGCAGGCACCAGGCATGCCTGGCGGCCATCCCTTCTCTGCCCCtcccatcccctcccctccccgtgcCCACCTCCAGGCTTATGTGGCGGCAGCGCCTCCGGCAAGACCACCGTGGCCAACAAGATCATCGAGGCTCTGGACGTCCCCTGGGTGGTTCTCCTCTCCATGGACAGCTTCTACAAGGCAAGGGGCCTCCAAGGGTGATcggcggggtgggggggtgggtggtggtggttccctgctccctcctctccctccagcTCTTCCGAGGTGTTCCCGAGGAGGAGCGCTGCCCCCCCTGACCCAAGTGACCCCCATGGTGGCCCTCCCCTCTCTGGCGCTCTCCCAGGTACTGAACAAAGAGCAGCAGGAGGCGGCGGCTCGTCACGAGTACAACTTTGACCACCCGGATGCCTTTGATTTTGACCTCCTGATTGGCGTCCTGCGGAAGCTGAAGGAGGGCAAGAGCGTGAAGGTTCCCGTGTACGACTTCACCACTCACAGCCGGCGCAAGGAGTGGGTACGTCGGGGGGGATGGGACTCCCACGCCTCAGGGCCCCGGCTGTGAGGTCGTGTGGCCTCCCAAAGTGGGGTGCACTTGAACCCCCCCCCTTGGCCCGTGTCCTGCAGCAGGAGAGCAGAGTGCCGTTCGGTGCAGCCCAGGGTTGGATTGGGACCTTGTAGGATGACTCCCCTGGTGCCATCTTTACTACTCACTGGCAGAACAAGACAATCCCCTtgcagggtttttgtttgttcgtGTTTTAGTCTAGCAGTCTAGTAACAACTTGGGACAGGGGAAGAGGAAGGCGATGTGCTGCTGTCTAGGAGGAAAAAGTGCCTTTGATTCAGTGGCTGCTAATTTGCAAAGCCAACAAGCGGCTGGCAGGGGAGCCCAGGTTCTCTGCGTGGCCTGTAGGTGAAGGTGGTCTGGGTGTGTCTGTCTTTGGTGGGTTTCCTGCCGCTGGGACCGTTTGCCTGGATACGTTTCGGCCTGTTCCCTTTGCGTTCCTGTATTGTGAGAGGCGTGCCGGGATGGTTGAGGAAGACGGCGGCTCTGCTCTGTCTGCGAGGAAAGGCTCAGCATCTGGCGCTTGCAGGGTGCTTGGCCTTTGGAAGGAAGGGCAAGGTGGGGAGGTCTGGGCAAGGCCTCCCAGAGGAGCTCCCTTGGTGTGGTCTTTGGCCTGACACtgccaggaggggggggggtttcccaccgtcaccaccaccaccaccgccacggGCTGGTTTGACATTTGCCTGCCCCGACCCTTCCCTCTTCTGATATCCTTCTCCTAAAGGTGGGCTGGCTAGGCAGGGgctcagggtggggtgggggccaaATCAAAGGCTTCCGAAAGGCAAGGTGGGTCCTGTGTGCTGGCCTTGAGGGATCCTctgtgagcgggggggggggggatcttaaaaaccccacacatccccccctctctcttcccttcccccacctttgATCTCCGCTCAGGCTTGGTGTCTCTTTTCTGCCTGCCTGAAGTTTACAACAGGACCCTAAAGGGAATAGAGCCCTGGTTCCTGAATGTAATCGAAGGATATTTGGAACGTGAAACTGAGATTTCCCATGCATTTCATTCCATTCCATCTGTTGTTTCCTAACAAAGTGGAGGTGTCCCctaaagcttacattaaaataggtctttaaggagccacatgtttttgtccgtTTATTaaattgtttctttggattttgcctgataacgTGTGGTTTCTGTTTGCCTCTTGGGACTGCAGGAGGCAGGGGTGGCCTAGCAGAGGCAGGGCCAGACTTTGTTTCCCCATAGGTTGGAGGCTGATCAGCTGCCCCTGaccctccttttctcctcttttggcAGAAAACTATCTATGGGGCCAATGTGATTGTCTTCGAGGGGATCTTGGCTTTTGCCAACAAGGAGCTGTTGCAGGTACTTCGCTGAGCTGGGTGGGTTGCCTGGCCGGTCTTAGCTTGAGTCAGAATCCAAGGGAAGCCGCTGGGGCTGCCGACTGGGTGGGTGTCCGGGGGAGCCCAGGTGCCTGTGACCAGAgtatcccccccctttttcctctctcacctcccccccccgccgtgccccccccccccctccggtccAATTGCAGCTCCTGGACATGAAGGTGTTTGTCGACACAGACTCCGACATCCGGCTGGTCCGGCGGCTGAAGCGCGACATCCTGGAGCGTGGCCGGGACGTGGCTGGCGTCATCAAGCAGTACAGCGTGTTTGTGAAGCCGGCCTTTGAGCAATACATCGAGCCCACGATGCAGGCTGCCGACATTGTCGTCCCCCGAGGTGAgcaggggaggaaggagggagaggaaggcttTCCCGCCTGGCCGCCGCTGCGTGTCCGTGGCCCTGCCTCCAGCCCCACTCTGGGATGCTCCCCACCATCACTGGAGCGCTTGAATTGGGGAAAAACCTCTCGTGGGACTCCCGTGGACGGTGTCCTTGTTGGTGTAGTTGCTGTGCTGGGGGTTCAGGGGTGAGGGAGTCATTGTGAGAGGCCATAAAGGAAGAGGGAGGGttgatccttctttccttcctcccctcttcttttcctttcatcttttccttccttccttcttttccttctttccctcttctttctctttctttcttccttccttcttttccttccttccctcttctttctttctctttctttcttccttccttcttgtccttccttctttccttcccctcctaaGACTTTGACCCTCAAGTTGCCCTCCCTGCCAGTCTTGCTCTTTTAAAACTAATGGGGGCAGCAAGGAAGGGAGGCTTCCCATCTCCAATTCCTTCTGCAGGAGCAAAGGCCTCAAGGATGTGGTGGGgatttgggggggagagaaaccttccaccaccatcccccccctttttggggtgGCAAAGGAGGTGAGGAGGGGGGGTGCTTTCAGCAGGAAGACCCTTTAGTGGTGTAATGCCGTGCCCACAGATAAGGAGAGGGTGGCCATTCTCAGTAGGTGGGGGCAGTTCTTTGCATGCAGTGGAGATCTTGCACGTGCATtctcaggtcccccccccccgcttgtttCCCCATCTCATTGGGGGTACCCGTTCCTGATGAAAGATTTCcagcctctcctcccctccctccaatcTCTGTGTATTGGGAGGAGTTAGCCAGCGGATGATTGACAGCCGTtcacccttcctttccttcttttctaggGGGGGAGAACTTTGTCGCTCTGGACTTGATTGTCCAGCATGTGCACAGCCAGCTGGAGAAGGTGAGGAGGGGGGCCTTCCTGGGCCACAGGACACTCGCTTGCTTGCTCGCCCACCCAGGAGAGACTCCCCTGTGGCTGGTCACTTTTCCCTGGTTCCGGAAAGGCTGGTGCTTATTCCTCAGCCTTCCAGGCCAGAAGCTTGTCCCGTCTTTTGTCACCCTCTCTCCCGAGTCGGTCAGCCTTGGCCAAGGCTGCTAGGAAGcatccccggggggggggggggggaactctgcaGCCTGAACGTCACTCACTCTTGGCCCTGAATGCTGGTGTGGGCATACATTTGGGCACAGAGGGCCACAGGCTGGGCCGTGACTGGCTGTtctgtgtttttcctcttcaccctgttactcccccctccccggccTCGCCTTGGTGTGACTTTTCTGCGTgtgctgcttctgccactgccCAGCGTGAAATCACAGTCAGGTAGGCTGGCTTCCTCTCCCTGCAAGGGACTGTGCTGCGTCCCACCACCCTCACTCCCTGCTTCCCTCTGTGAAAGTCCCTGCAGCAGGGGGGTGGGCTGGGCTTGGCAACTGCATCCCAGAAActcttgatccccccccccccggcctcatCCCAGACAAAGGGATTGCTCTCTGTTTCTTCAGGAGGGGCAGGTATGGCCCAGCACGGGAGGAGGAGCAGCCCTCCCCAGTTCCATGCTGGAATCTTCTTCAGGCCCACGGCCCCCTCTTGGTGccaggggggtggggaagggggggggaaggatcttGCGCCTGGAGCTGGGCAGAAGCCCCGGAAGTGCCTTGTGGAAGGGGATTGTCGGTTCTTCTGCTGCCACGGGTCAGGAGAAGCAGACGAGCCTCCTGGTAGACCTTCTGCCAGAAACTGCTCGGAGGATGATTGCTCGGTCCCTTCCTTTCTGCCATGGAGATGGTTCTCCTCTCCACCTGTGCCCCTCGGTCTGTGGCAGGAGGCTGCGGCCTCTTGGCCTGCCGGCCGTGTCGGGGGACCTTTGGCTTCCTCGGGCTGTTCCTTGCCCCCTTCCTCGCTGCCTGTTGCCCTTCACGTGGAGCTGGGAGAGGGAGATGGCAGGGCAGAGCAAGGGTCCCTCCCTGCTCCTTCCAGGCACCGGAGCTGCTCCcacatgggtggggtggggtggggggtttatATATGCAACAACCGATGTCCCTTCCTGTAATGGTCAGAGGGGCCAGGTACCATGAGGGGCCTGGCACCGTGACACGTCCCCCCCTTCTTGGGACAGCAAGGCTGCTGCTCCTCCTGGCGCTGGACTGGGCTGTTTTCCTGgctctctgtgtgcatgcatgtgcgtcTGAGTGCATGTGGGAATTCAGCTTCTGGAGTTTCCAGGGTGAGCGACTCCCGTCGAGGGCTCCCTCTGGGCCCGCGTTTCCTCCTGGCGGGAGCAGAAAGGGCCGCTGCCTGAAGGGCGCCTTCACTCCCGGCTTCTCCGCAGAGCTGCCTTGGCCACAGCCCACCAGGGGCAGCCGCTGCCCAAGAGCCTGAGCGTCCTGGAGAGCACCCCACAGGTGCGTGGGATGCACACCATCATCAGGTGCGTGGCTGTCTGTGGCACAGGTGGAGGGAGGCCCTCTCTGTCTGGGCTCAGGGGGCTGCAGGAGGGCAGAGGGGGAGGGGACACCAGCACTGCCTGGgaacaggtgggtgggtggggctggGAGTGTTGGCCGGGACTGGCCTTCAGGATCATCTTGGCCTTCGGCCTCTGCGTGCCTCCCCCGTCCAGGAACAAGGACACCAGCAGGGATGAGTTCATTTTCTACTCCAAGCGTCTGATGCGCCTGCTGATTGAACACGCCCTCTCCTTCCTGCCACTCAAGGTGCGCGTGACCTTCATGCGAGGGCGGCCCGGATGCTGCAGGAGGCCGTGGGTTAGGGTGGGGGAGGCGCTTGTGCTCCCTGGGGCGCTGGGTCAGGGTGGTGCTCAGGCATGCCTGGCCTTGCCACATCCCCCCCTCCAGGGTGGTCCCTTTCCTTGGCCCCCtcacttccctcccctccttggcTTTTGCAGCCAGTGACAGTGGAGACGCCGCAGGGCACGGTGTACGAGGGGAAGCGGTTCCACCGGCAGCGGGTGAGTGGGGACCCTCCTGGGTGGTCCTTGTCGGGAAAAGAGGGGCAGAGCGCGCAGGCTTGTGGGAGGAGCCCCCGGAGGAGTTCAAGGCAGAAGGGAAGCTGCCAGACAACTCTTCTGCCAGAAACCAGGGCCCTCCGGTCCTCTCCTGCTGAGCTTGCGCAGGGAAGTCCTCGCTTTGCCGAGCAGCACAGCTGGACTGCCTTCGTAACCCTTAAGCCTCGACTGCTTTCTCCTTCCTCAGATCACCGGGGTCTCCATCCTGCGGGCGGGCGAGACCATGGAGCAGGCCCTCACGGCGGTCTGCAAAGACA
The Pogona vitticeps strain Pit_001003342236 chromosome 1, PviZW2.1, whole genome shotgun sequence genome window above contains:
- the LOC110086994 gene encoding uridine-cytidine kinase-like 1 isoform X2, with amino-acid sequence MRGGRVVLGLLAKERERERERETHTHTHTHTHTPCSLPPLRERERERERERERHTHTHTHTHTHTHTHTHTHTHTHPHPAVFHPSLCRWDPRMPPQGPWVFSACQFSASRVCQPVIREGSIAWSFPRAPPPPPPCPALWVSSKGAGTRHAWRPSLLCPSHPLPSPCPPPGLCGGSASGKTTVANKIIEALDVPWVVLLSMDSFYKVLNKEQQEAAARHEYNFDHPDAFDFDLLIGVLRKLKEGKSVKVPVYDFTTHSRRKEWKTIYGANVIVFEGILAFANKELLQLLDMKVFVDTDSDIRLVRRLKRDILERGRDVAGVIKQYSVFVKPAFEQYIEPTMQAADIVVPRGGENFVALDLIVQHVHSQLEKREITVRAALATAHQGQPLPKSLSVLESTPQVRGMHTIIRNKDTSRDEFIFYSKRLMRLLIEHALSFLPLKPVTVETPQGTVYEGKRFHRQRITGVSILRAGETMEQALTAVCKDIRLGKILIQTNHDTGEPELHYLRLPKEISEDYVILMDSTVSTGAAAMMAVRVLLDHDVQEDKIFLLSLLMAEMGVHSVAYAFPRVRIITTAVDKQVNEEFHIIPGIVGFL
- the LOC110086994 gene encoding uridine-cytidine kinase-like 1 isoform X1, whose product is MRGGRVVLGLLAKERERERERETHTHTHTHTHTPCSLPPLRERERERERERERHTHTHTHTHTHTHTHTHTHTHTHPHPAVFHPSLCRWDPRMPPQGPWVFSACQFSASRVCQPVIREGSIAWSFPRAPPPPPPCPALWVSSKGAGTRHAWRPSLLCPSHPLPSPCPPPGLCGGSASGKTTVANKIIEALDVPWVVLLSMDSFYKVLNKEQQEAAARHEYNFDHPDAFDFDLLIGVLRKLKEGKSVKVPVYDFTTHSRRKEWKTIYGANVIVFEGILAFANKELLQLLDMKVFVDTDSDIRLVRRLKRDILERGRDVAGVIKQYSVFVKPAFEQYIEPTMQAADIVVPRGGENFVALDLIVQHVHSQLEKREITVRAALATAHQGQPLPKSLSVLESTPQVRGMHTIIRNKDTSRDEFIFYSKRLMRLLIEHALSFLPLKPVTVETPQGTVYEGKRFHRQRITGVSILRAGETMEQALTAVCKDIRLGKILIQTNHDTGEPELHYLRLPKEISEDYVILMDSTVSTGAAAMMAVRVLLDHDVQEDKIFLLSLLMAEMGVHSVAYAFPRVRIITTAVDKQVNEEFHIIPGIGNFGDRYFGTDGPLPWFESDTSMDC
- the LOC110086994 gene encoding uridine-cytidine kinase-like 1 isoform X3, with translation MAAPGGAAEAEARAAALFPGAGRRGNSGARPPALESRACRLPLTPSSLSPRKRTTSQSKTEPPLLRTSKRTIYTAGRPPWYNEAGTPFKEAFVIGAGTRHAWRPSLLCPSHPLPSPCPPPGLCGGSASGKTTVANKIIEALDVPWVVLLSMDSFYKVLNKEQQEAAARHEYNFDHPDAFDFDLLIGVLRKLKEGKSVKVPVYDFTTHSRRKEWKTIYGANVIVFEGILAFANKELLQLLDMKVFVDTDSDIRLVRRLKRDILERGRDVAGVIKQYSVFVKPAFEQYIEPTMQAADIVVPRGGENFVALDLIVQHVHSQLEKREITVRAALATAHQGQPLPKSLSVLESTPQVRGMHTIIRNKDTSRDEFIFYSKRLMRLLIEHALSFLPLKPVTVETPQGTVYEGKRFHRQRITGVSILRAGETMEQALTAVCKDIRLGKILIQTNHDTGEPELHYLRLPKEISEDYVILMDSTVSTGAAAMMAVRVLLDHDVQEDKIFLLSLLMAEMGVHSVAYAFPRVRIITTAVDKQVNEEFHIIPGIGNFGDRYFGTDGPLPWFESDTSMDC
- the LOC110086994 gene encoding uridine-cytidine kinase-like 1 isoform X4, whose protein sequence is MAAPGGAAEAEARAAALFPGAGRRGNSGARPPALESRACRLPLTPSSLSPRKRTTSQSKTEPPLLRTSKRTIYTAGRPPWYNEAGTPFKEAFVIGLCGGSASGKTTVANKIIEALDVPWVVLLSMDSFYKVLNKEQQEAAARHEYNFDHPDAFDFDLLIGVLRKLKEGKSVKVPVYDFTTHSRRKEWKTIYGANVIVFEGILAFANKELLQLLDMKVFVDTDSDIRLVRRLKRDILERGRDVAGVIKQYSVFVKPAFEQYIEPTMQAADIVVPRGGENFVALDLIVQHVHSQLEKREITVRAALATAHQGQPLPKSLSVLESTPQVRGMHTIIRNKDTSRDEFIFYSKRLMRLLIEHALSFLPLKPVTVETPQGTVYEGKRFHRQRITGVSILRAGETMEQALTAVCKDIRLGKILIQTNHDTGEPELHYLRLPKEISEDYVILMDSTVSTGAAAMMAVRVLLDHDVQEDKIFLLSLLMAEMGVHSVAYAFPRVRIITTAVDKQVNEEFHIIPGIGNFGDRYFGTDGPLPWFESDTSMDC